The Halotia branconii CENA392 region ATTTTTGAACTTTTAGTGCTTTTATATAAAGATATAACTCAATAATTTATGTCTAAAATAATGTTTCTTATACCTTGATTTATCATCTGAAATAATTGAAACTAAAAACATCATGTACCACATGATTGTAGCCAAAAAGTGACAGAAAGCCTTACTAGTGTCCGCGTTTGCGGACATTTTTTTATTTATGATAGAAAGAGAAAAGAAGTTAGGGACTAGGAACTAGAGGCTAGAGGGTGTATTTCATCCACTTAAATTAGACACGTAGCATCTTGCCACAAACTACTGCCAAGGATAAAACAGGAAAGAGAAATATCGGGTTTACAAGCTATTTGAGGTAATTTACAAACAACTTTTAACTTATTCAGGATTTATGCACAATTAATGGAAAATTAAACCGCAGAGGACACGGAGAAATACAAATTTCAGAAAGTTCTTGCGTAAGTCCTGATTTATAAAACACTATTAATCCAGGAGTTTATATGGAGTCTCTTGACCTGAAATGGATACGCGCTCAATTTCCTGCACTTACACAAAAAATCAACGGTCAACCTGCAATTTTTTTTGATGGGCCAGGCGGCACTCAAGTACCAGGAGCGGTGCTAGATGCGATTAGTGATTATTTGGTAAAATCAAATGCCAATGCTCACGGGGCTTTTGCTACAAGTGCGCGTACAGATTTACTGATTACCTCTGCTCGTGCAGCGATCGCTGATTTTCTCGGTTGTAATAGTGATGAGGTGATATTTGGTGCAAATATGACCACCCTTACCTTTGCCGTGAGTCGGGCTATCGGTCGAGAACTGCAATCAGGCGATGAAATTATTGTGACGCGGCTTGATCATGCTGCCAATGTTTCCCCTTGGTATGCCTTGGAGGAAAAGGGTGTAATTGTCCGCATGGTGGATGTCAATATCGAAGACTGTACTCTAGATATGAGTGATCTAGAACAACAGATTAATTCGCAGACAAAGTTGGTGGCGATTGGTTATGCCTCCAACGCTGTGGGAACAATCAACGATATTGCCGCGATAGTACGTCTTGCCCATGCTGTTGGGGCTTTGGTATTTGTTGATGCAGTCCACTACACTCCTCATGCACCTATTAACGTACATGCCTTAGACTGCGACTTTCTCGCCTGTTCAGCTTACAAATTTTTCGGCCCTCATGTTGGTATTTTGTATGGTAAGCGGGAGCATCTTACTCGTTTTAGTCCTTATAAACTAAAACCAGCCCCAGAAGAAGTACCATTCTGTTGGGAAACTGGAACTCTGAATCATGAAGGT contains the following coding sequences:
- a CDS encoding cysteine desulfurase-like protein — protein: MESLDLKWIRAQFPALTQKINGQPAIFFDGPGGTQVPGAVLDAISDYLVKSNANAHGAFATSARTDLLITSARAAIADFLGCNSDEVIFGANMTTLTFAVSRAIGRELQSGDEIIVTRLDHAANVSPWYALEEKGVIVRMVDVNIEDCTLDMSDLEQQINSQTKLVAIGYASNAVGTINDIAAIVRLAHAVGALVFVDAVHYTPHAPINVHALDCDFLACSAYKFFGPHVGILYGKREHLTRFSPYKLKPAPEEVPFCWETGTLNHEGLAGMVAAINYLAKLGCHVSPSIDSELVAALATADKEGLETFHCPSFLTSPNQPSHELASAYHSRRAALVAAMSAIQQYERELSQKLIAGLLEIPGLSFYGITDPARFAWRTPTVAFRLAGQTPETTAKALGDRGIFAWHGNFYAINLTEKLGVEASGGLIRVGLAHYNCVEEIHQFLQVLKEVAACKNQ